The window CTACGTGAATAGTTTCTGGTATGGTATTGCCCGAATACTCGCCGATAAGCTCCTGGGTGGTGTAATTATAAATCTTTAGAAAATCATTTTCCTGTTCAATATCAAATGAATTGAAATCGAGTGTTATGGACTGAGCGCCCGGTGGGCTGATTTTCCATTGACATATAGAGTTATTCTGGTAGTTATATCCGCCACTACCGTCAGAAAAAATACCAGAACTACCAGTAAGTGTTTGTAATCCACTGCAAAACTCTGCTATCGGAGCTTGATAAGTTGCAGTCCATCCCTGCATGGGAGTAGTGCTAGTTACTATAAAAGTAATAAACATTTTATCACCAGTAGAATGCAATACGGGAGGAAGGTTGGTTCCCGAAAAAATTCCCAACAATGGAGCGGTTGTATCAATCCCGTCGTACACTTTCATAACATCCATATCCTGTACCGTTGCAAATTTGTCAAAAGATAAGGTAATTGAAGATACGGTATCATCCGGAACCAGCAGCCAACTGCATGCTGCACTTGCCTGATAGTTGTTTACAGGTCCACTGCCATCATCAATAGTTCCACAATGGTAATTGAGAACATGATTATCACAAAAATAGGGATAATTATCCCCAGGAACTATATTTACGATAGCGCCTTGTCCTTCTGTAAAATTTTGTCCACCTGGGTTCAGATTATTAAGATAAAAATATCCATTATACGATCCGCTCCAGCCCCAGTTGAAATGGAAATAGGCATCACCCTGATAGCCATCCACATTAAAAGCATGTCCCCCTGAGCCATAGCCATTATAGTACAAGGGATGTAACTGATCAAGGTTATCTTTCAGCAGCGACGCCCATTCCTCTTCCGTATAATTTTCCTTATCGAGCAACGTAACTTCGTCAGAGTAATTAAAATACGTTTTCAATGCCTGGACAGCATCCCAACTGTTAGCACCGGAACCGCTTGGAGAATAGGTCATATTCACAGCAATCCCGCAATGATAAAGCAGCGTTGCCATGGAGACATTCCCTGTCTGACTGATAGAATTGGTCATATTTTCCCATTGATAAGTCGTGTTGCCAAAATCTGCCGATAGATAGCCATATTCAGAATAATAGCCATGTGATCCAGTTCCCTGCAAAGGGTATCGCCAGTAGTACATTACCTGTGCCATAGCGGTAGCCACGCAACCGGCATATACATGTCCGGAGGGTCCTCCGGGGTCGGAAGGGCATAATTCGTTGTAGTGCGAACCTTGATCCCATGATGAAGAAAGCAATGGTTCAATGGCATCTTCATTTTCCGGGAACGATTGCATTGTATTACACGCCCATAGTGTCCAGGCATCAGAGGTTTTTTTATCGGCAGGAAGTTGTTGTTGTTCAGCAAATACAATTTGTTGGGCATACCCCTGCATCCAGGCAGCAAAATTCGCAGGTTTTTCATCATTCCGGTAGCTTCCCTCAAAGGAGTAGCCCAGCACAGGATATGACCTGTCGCTTGCCGAAATGATTATAAAACCACCCTCCGAAAAATTAAAAACATAATATGCTGGCATTCCGGAAAAATTTTCGGTACAAACATATTCAGCCTTACCACCTGAAACTGTGTATTGTGGATGTAAAAAGATTTTTCCTGAAAAAAAATATTGTGCTACACTTTGGGCTTTTTTTTCAGGAACAAAACCAGCTTGACTTTGCAGAAAAAAACATACAACGATAAATAAAAATAAAAAGGTTTTTTTTGCCATTGAGATAATGAATTAAAAAAAATGCCATCCAAGGAAGGACGGCATTTTTAAAATATTTTTTAAATTAGTTAATTACAACTCTTTTGTTTACAACACCCTTGTCCGAAATAATACGGAGTAAATATATTCCGGCAGAAAGGTTTTTCACATCTATGGTTTCAAAATAATAACCTGAGAAATTATCCTCAGTTTGGTTATAAACTACATTGCCGGACGCAGATACCAACTGTACAGTAAGACTCTGCAATTCGGGAAGAGTGAAAGTAAGGTTCAGGTTTTCTTTTGTCGGATTAGGATATACCATAAAATTGTTAAAAATACTCTTGTCAGCTATCCCAACGTTTCCAATTTCCCATTGAGCCTCAAAACCTGCTGCAGTTCCATAATCCCCGGTTTTGAAAATAAGGTATAATTTACCACTTGCACAAGTAATAGGAGCAGGCAATTCAGAGCCAGTACATGCTGCAAGTAATTGGTTATTACTTAAATCGTAAACTTCCAGAAAGTCCTCTTCGTCAGCAGTTTCAAAACTGTTAAATGTTAAAGTTATTCCATCGGCATTTAATGGCTGGATTTTCCATCGGCAAATAGACCTATTGTTATAATTTTTATCGTCGCTTCCGTCGTTAATAGTTCCTGTTGGCTCCGTAAGGGTGGTGATACCACTGCAATAGGTAGGATAAACGGGAGTATACTCAATAATAAATCCTTGACTTCCTGTATTGTTATTGGTAATAAAATTAACAAATACCTTGTCGCCGGTAGAAGTGATGATAGCCGGTAACGTAGTACCTGAATAAGCGCCTAACAAGGGTGCATTGGCATCGGAGCCGTCGTAAATCTTAACGGTATCACCGGCTGCAATATCCATAGATGTAAAATTAAGGTTGAAATACCGTATTGAATCGGGGGGAGCAATCAACCATGAACAGTTTTTATTATCTTCATAGTTGGAAAGCGGACCACTTCCATCTTCGAACGAACCGGAAGTAGAGGTAAGCGTAGTGGTTCCGCATCCATAAGGATAATCCTGCCCCGGAACAAAGTTTTTTACCATACCTTGTGACAAATTAAAGCCATGTACATCCTGAAGCGTGAAATATCCGTTGTCCGATCCGCTCCATCCCCAGTTGAAATGGTACAAATTGGAAGGTGTAGTAATCTGGTATCCATCTAAAACAAAAGCATGTCCTTCACCCTCAGAAGTTATTCCCGAGTAGTAAAGAGGTTTTTTTTCGTTAATACTTTGCTGTATCATGTTCTCCCATGCTGTTGGGGTATAACTCATTTTATTCAAATACTGGGTAAGAGAAGAGTATTTAAAATAATTGATTAATGCTGGGGGTACATAGGTACTGTAAGCTCCCGAGCCGTCAACACCATAATCCATATCCACTGCCACTCCATTATGGAACATTATTTCCGCTACAGGGAGAATGCTGTTTCCACTGGTACCATTTGTCGAGTTGAGCATAGCGTCCCACTTGTAAAAAGTCTCTCCATAATTTGCCGTCAGAACACCGTAAGGTGGATTGTTGTAAGAATGCGAACCTTGTCCCTGCAATGGATAACGGTAATAATACATTATCATTGACATTGCGGTAGCTACACATCCTGTTAGGGCATGCCCACCAGTTCCTGCTGCATCTTCCGGGCACATTGCATTATACGGGTAAACCTGATCCCATGTCATAAGTACTAACGGAGACACATCCCTTGCACCATCAATGGCAGTAAGATTAGCTACTTGGGTGGTTAATAAATGATTCCATGCGCTTTGTGTTTTTTCATCAGCTACCAGAGATTGGCTACGAGCAAAAGCAACCTGTTCAGTATAAGTGCTCATAAAACTCTTAAAATTGGCATTTTCCATGCTGAAATTACTTTCAGTTGAATATCCAAGAATAGGTGTCAGCACATCTTCTGCCGAAACAATGATGAATCCTTTAGGCTCTATGCTGAATATATAAAAAGCAGCATCTCCATCTTTTTTCTGAATATACACATCGCTAAAATGGATATTATCATAACTGATACTGCCATAGTATTGGTTGTGAACTTCATAATAAAAATTTTGTGCAACACGCTCTGCATCTTTCTGCTCAACTTTCCATGCGTAACTGCTAGTTATTCCGAATAAGAAAAAACAGATAAATAATAGTAATGATTTGTTTTTCATGTGATTAATTGTTTTGATTTTTTATTTAAAACGGACAAAGATAAACGAAAAAACGAAACAATATATGGGTAAGTTAAAAAATATTTCATTTAAATAAACCCTGTTTTTGTAATTTTGAACAGCCTAAGTAATCAAAAACTTCACATGATGAAAATAGTAATCAAAAACATCAAAGAATTAATAAGCGTTGAATATAAACCCGTTACATGTATATCAGGCAAGGCAATGTCAAAATTGGAAACCATCAATAATGCATGGCTGCTAATAGACAATGGGAAAATTAAGGATTTCGGCAAAATGGAAGACCTATTTCCTTACCTGCCTGAAATACGGCAAACCACTATTAAAGAAATTGATGCCTCCGGCAAAATGGTTTTTCCTTCATTTTGCGACAGCCATACCCACCTGGTGTATGCTGGGAGCCGCGAAATTGAATACGTAGATAAAATCAGAGGGCTTAGCTATGAGGAAATTGCCCGTCGCGGGGGCGGAATCCTGAATTCGGCAAGGCGGTTGCACGAAACTTCGGAAGATGAACTTTTTGAACAGGCAATGCCCCGGATAAATGAAATTATCAAACTGGGAACTGGTGCAGTAGAAATTAAAAGTGGTTACGGATTGACCGTAGAAGATGAAATTAAAATGCTCAGGGTAATCAAAAAGCTGAAAGAGCATTCGCCGGTAACCATAGTACCTACTTTTTTGGGAGCACATGCCGTACCTGCTGAATTTAAAGGAAGACAGGAGGAATATGTTGACCTGATCATCAGTGAAATGATTCCTCAGATTGCCGGCGAAGATCTGGCAGATTACATTGACGTGTTTTGCGACCACGGTTTTTTCACCGTTGAGGATACGGAAAGAATACTGATGGCTGGTATGAAATATGGTCTCCGCCCGAAAATTCATGCCAACGAACTGGGCTATTCCGGTGGAATTCAAACAGGAGTAAAATACAATGCGCTATCGGTGGATCATCTGGAGTACACTGGTGATGCCGAAATTGATGCCCTGCTCGGTAGCGAAACCATGCCTACGGTATTACCGGGAGCCGCATTTTTCCTTAATATGGCATTGACTCCTGCCCGAAAAATGATAGAAGCTGGTTTGCCAGTGGCTTTTGCAAGTGATTTTAACCCGGGATCATCTCCCAGCGGCAACATGCAACTGGTACTCTCCATGGCTTGTATCATGTATCGTCTTACTCCTGAAGAAGCAATAAATGCCACAACAATAAATACTGCATATGCCATGGGTTTAAGTGAAACGCATGGAAGCATTGCCCGTGGCAAAGTAGCTAACCTATTTATCACCAAGGAAATTCCTACTTATGCTTTTATGCCTTATGCTTATGGCAGCAACAAGGTGGAAACTGTAATTCTTAATGGAAAAATAATTAAATAGATAGAAATAATGAAAACAATAGGACTCATTGGCGGCACAAGCTGGCAATCAACGCTCGATTATTACCGTATTATTAACCAATTTACGGCGGATACGCTCGGCGGACACAACTCAGCAAAAATCATTCTTAATTCTATCAATTTTGCCGAGGTGGAAATTTTTATGAAAGGATCAGATTTTAACGGGCTTGCAAATTTTCTAATCCAAAATGCAAAAATGGTTGAAAAAGCCGGAGCCGACATGCTTTTGCTTTGTGCCAATACTATGCACCTTATTGCCAAAGAAGTACAGCAATCTATTCATATTCCGTTAGTACATATAGCCGATGCCACCGTAGAGGAACTGATGAAGGCAAACATCCGTTCGGTAGGTTTACTGGGAACACTGATTACCATGGAACAACAGTTTTTTTCGTCAAGAATCAGGGACAAAGGCATCGAAGTACACATTCCTGAAGAAACCGACCGAAAATTTATTCATAACATCATTTTTAATGAACTTTTCTATGGCATCCGTAACCCGAAATCGAAAGAACAATTTCTTTCAATAATCAGTAAACTAAAAGGCAAAGGTGCCGAAGGGATTATTCTCGGTTGTACCGAAATTCCACTACTGATTGCGCAGGGAGATGTAAATGCACCTCTGTTCGATACCACAAAAATTCATTGCATGGCTGCAGTGAAATTGGCGTTGGCTTCCTGAAATATTTTTTCTTTATTTACTTGCATACCTTCTTATTTTTTTGTAATATTCCCATTCCTTAAGCAAGGAGGGTGTTATGAAAAATATCAATAAGTTAATTACAGTATTTCAAATGCTTATACTTTCAGGGGGAACATTGTTCAGCACGTGTTCCTTTGCGCAGTCTCCTTTGAAAACTACGGATACAACTATAATTAATAAATACAAGCTGCAATACCAACAAATTGAACTGAAGCGGGGAACTCGGACTTCTGAACTGGAATATATTTTCAGCGTTCCTGCCACCATAAGTGCCGAGCCGAAGGAAGAGTTTTTAAAAATAGGTGATAAACTGGTTTTAATAAAGGAAGAGCAGCAGCGGCTCCGCGAAAAGGGCTACTTAAAAATACGTAACTATGTTTTGTTTTACAGTAAGGATATGCTACATCTTTACAATATTCTGCCACCGAAATAAGGGAGATGGCACTATTTATTATCTTGCTTAGTTGTTCCATTAGGCATAACATATCCTAGTTTTATAGCTTTATCAATATATTTTTGAGATTTTTTTATATTGTTATCATTCTCAAGCAAACATTTTCCCAAAAAGTAATTTAACTCAGGATTTTTTTTGAATTTTGAATAAATATCCTCAAATATAGTTTGTGCCAATTTTTTATTACCACTCTTATATTCGATAAATCCTTTAAGTAAATCTACTTCTGGTCCTTTACGAATATTAGAAGTCTTATATTTCATATCTGCTTTATAAATGTTAATCCGAGCCTCAGAAATACTATCAATAGAATAAAGTACCATACTTTTCCCATAATAACCTTCTGGATCGCTTGGAATAATCCTTTGTAAATGATCAAAAGAAGTCAATGCCCGATAAATATCATTATTTAAAAAAGCTGCATATCCACAATTTGACCATGCACTCGCATTTGTAGAATCAATTATGAGCGAATGAAGCCCAGAGGTAAATGCATCTTCATAATTACCCATTCTTCTGCAACATATTGATAAGTTGTCCCAAGCATCGCAAAATAAAGAATCTTCATGAATTGCTTTTAAATAAAAGTTTTTTGATCCATTTAATTGATTTGTGCTAAGACCCCAATTAGCTAAATTGAAATACTCCATAGCCTTTTCACTTTTTGAGCCACATCTCATTGCCACATTATATGAAACTTGTCCATAACAAGCTATATTTATTATTATCAATACAATTAAACCTGGTTTTTTCATGTGAATCTGTTGTTTAACTTACGTTACAATATCTAAATAATCACTGGTTGCCAGTCATTTTCTTCTTGTCTCTTGCTTTTTTGCTCACAAATATAGTAAAGTGAATTACCCCGTACAAGTACCGAGGAATTCTCTTGATAAAAAAATACAAATTATAGAATTACTTTTTCCCAATTATTAATTGGCACAATAAAAATTAGCTAATTAAATATTACTATCGGAAAATTTTTACTTTAATATTATTGCAGGAATACATCCCGATGGCTATCGGGACCGCTCAGCCAGGGTTAAAATAAAAAATAAACCTGAGAATTAATTATGGCTTAGAAAACAGATATTCTCTAAAAAAATGATTTCTAATCTAAAAAACAACTAATTTTGCATACATATTTTGGAATGTCGGAAAATATTCAAAAGTCGGATATTTTCTTTTTAATTTTTAAAAGGAAGAATCAATGAATGATGAAATAAAGTTTAAGGAAGAATTATTTAATGCTTTGTTTGCATCAAGGGATTTTGGTGTTTTGTTGACAAATACGGAGGGAAGATTATATAAATGCAATGACACTGCATTTAGAATGATGGGATATACTAAGGAAGAATTTGTTAATCTTGCTAATGCGGAAATAACCCATCCCAACGATATAAAAGCAACAGAGGATTGCTTTAATAATTTCCTGAATGGGAACACAAGCAATCGTCATATTGAAAAACGATATGTACGGAAAGATGGCTCATTTTTTTGGGCGGAACTATCTGTTAACCCGGTTTATAATTCAAATGGCGAGATTATAGCTTTTTTTTGCCTCATTTTGGATATCACCGACCGGAAGAATGCTGATGAACGTGTGCGCCTGCTTTCGCATACGGTGAAAAGCCTCTCGGAATGTGTAAGCGTTACCGATACTGAAGATAAGATCATTTTTATTAATGAAAAATTTTTGAAAACTTATGGATATACCGAAGATGAATTGATTGGCAAAAATATTGCAATGGTACGATCGCCAAACAACGATCCTGAATATATTAAAAAAATTCTTCCTTCAACAAAAAGCGGAAACTGGCATGGCGAATTAATTAACCGTCGTAAAGATGGCACTGATTTTCCCATATTTATTTCCTCATCAGCAGTGAAAAATGAACGAGGGGAAATTGTAGCGCTGGTAGGTGTAGCTACCGATATTACCGAACGTAAAAAAACGGAAAAAGCCTTAGCAGAAAGCGAAAAAAAATACCGAAACCTGATTGAATCTATGCCCGACGGAGTATATAGAAGTACTCCTGATGGTAAATTTATAGATGTAAATCCTGCTATGTATAAAATGCTTGGTTATGCCAATAAAGAAGAACTTCTTGCCATAGATATTAAAACACAACTTTATTTTGACATCTCTGACCGTGAAAGTGCAATACTGCAAGAGGAACTGGAAGAAATTGCGGTATATTCTTTACGAAAAAAAGACGGATCCAAATTATGGGTGGAGGATCATGGCTGGTTAGTTATGGATGAACAAAATAATATTCGTTACCATGAAGGAATTTTACGCGATGTTACCGAACGCAGAGCTGCCGAGATTTTACTTAAAAAAAATGCTGGGGAGTTAAGGGATCTCAATGCAACTAAAGACAAATTTTTTTCTATCATAGCTCACGATTTAAAAAGCCCTTTTAATTCCATTTTGGGCTTTTCCGATTTGCTGATCAATAATTTTTCCGATTACGATAAGGATGAAATAGAAAAATATTTGCATACCATTGAAAGTTCTTCCAAACAGGCATTTGAATTGCTCGAAAATCTGCTGGTTTGGGCTCGTTCACAAACGGGAAGCATACATTATCAGCCGGAGGCTATTGAATTAAAAAATATAATTCATGAAAATATCAACTTATTAACCAATCAGGCGGAAAGGAAGAATATTCAAATCTTTTCGACGATTACTGATGAAGCCATGGTGAACGGAGATAGAAACATGATTAATACTATTTTGCGCAACCTTCTGGCAAATGCAATAAAATTTACTCCTCAACAGGGAAAGATCTTTGTATCCCTGACCAAAAACGACGAATTTTATGAAGTTTCTATTAAGGACAATGGAATTGGAATAGCCGAAGAAAATATTCAAAAATTATTCAGAATAGATAGCAAATTTAGTACGTTAGGCACCGAAAAGGAGAGGGGGACAGGCTTAGGACTTATCTTGTGCAAGGAATTTGTCGAAAAACATGGTGGCAAAATCCGGGTTGAAAGTGAATTAGAAAAAGGCAGCACCTTTATTTTTTCGCTAAAAAGCAACCCCACTAAACCTAAAGCGAGACTAAAGGCTCTTAGTGGTTAAAAAAATATAAACCACGAAGGCACGAAGCAGCACTAAGGTTTGTTTTTCTTTGTGTTATAATATTTTAACTTGTACGGAGAACCACGTAGCTTAATATTTATGTCTTTATAAACCACAGGAACAGCAATTTGTCTTTCTGCTTTAATCCTGCATTTCTTAATTCAAAAATCAAACATTCCTCATAAGCGGATTCAAGCAAACCAGGTCCAAGATTTTTATGTACTTCTATGGCACAGCCTATT is drawn from Lentimicrobiaceae bacterium and contains these coding sequences:
- a CDS encoding GxxExxY protein encodes the protein MEINQITEKIIGCAIEVHKNLGPGLLESAYEECLIFELRNAGLKQKDKLLFLWFIKT
- a CDS encoding PAS domain-containing sensor histidine kinase, whose product is MNDEIKFKEELFNALFASRDFGVLLTNTEGRLYKCNDTAFRMMGYTKEEFVNLANAEITHPNDIKATEDCFNNFLNGNTSNRHIEKRYVRKDGSFFWAELSVNPVYNSNGEIIAFFCLILDITDRKNADERVRLLSHTVKSLSECVSVTDTEDKIIFINEKFLKTYGYTEDELIGKNIAMVRSPNNDPEYIKKILPSTKSGNWHGELINRRKDGTDFPIFISSSAVKNERGEIVALVGVATDITERKKTEKALAESEKKYRNLIESMPDGVYRSTPDGKFIDVNPAMYKMLGYANKEELLAIDIKTQLYFDISDRESAILQEELEEIAVYSLRKKDGSKLWVEDHGWLVMDEQNNIRYHEGILRDVTERRAAEILLKKNAGELRDLNATKDKFFSIIAHDLKSPFNSILGFSDLLINNFSDYDKDEIEKYLHTIESSSKQAFELLENLLVWARSQTGSIHYQPEAIELKNIIHENINLLTNQAERKNIQIFSTITDEAMVNGDRNMINTILRNLLANAIKFTPQQGKIFVSLTKNDEFYEVSIKDNGIGIAEENIQKLFRIDSKFSTLGTEKERGTGLGLILCKEFVEKHGGKIRVESELEKGSTFIFSLKSNPTKPKARLKALSG
- a CDS encoding C10 family peptidase, yielding MAKKTFLFLFIVVCFFLQSQAGFVPEKKAQSVAQYFFSGKIFLHPQYTVSGGKAEYVCTENFSGMPAYYVFNFSEGGFIIISASDRSYPVLGYSFEGSYRNDEKPANFAAWMQGYAQQIVFAEQQQLPADKKTSDAWTLWACNTMQSFPENEDAIEPLLSSSWDQGSHYNELCPSDPGGPSGHVYAGCVATAMAQVMYYWRYPLQGTGSHGYYSEYGYLSADFGNTTYQWENMTNSISQTGNVSMATLLYHCGIAVNMTYSPSGSGANSWDAVQALKTYFNYSDEVTLLDKENYTEEEWASLLKDNLDQLHPLYYNGYGSGGHAFNVDGYQGDAYFHFNWGWSGSYNGYFYLNNLNPGGQNFTEGQGAIVNIVPGDNYPYFCDNHVLNYHCGTIDDGSGPVNNYQASAACSWLLVPDDTVSSITLSFDKFATVQDMDVMKVYDGIDTTAPLLGIFSGTNLPPVLHSTGDKMFITFIVTSTTPMQGWTATYQAPIAEFCSGLQTLTGSSGIFSDGSGGYNYQNNSICQWKISPPGAQSITLDFNSFDIEQENDFLKIYNYTTQELIGEYSGNTIPETIHVATDKLFILFYTDELNTSTGWNAEYTSTTVGICETETGDGILLYPNPANTSFQVRLPEMQAVDVEMYAATGNCVYRDSFVDNTEIQIQTTGLPAGLYFVKISDDNHFFYKKLIIE
- the hutI gene encoding imidazolonepropionase, producing the protein MKIVIKNIKELISVEYKPVTCISGKAMSKLETINNAWLLIDNGKIKDFGKMEDLFPYLPEIRQTTIKEIDASGKMVFPSFCDSHTHLVYAGSREIEYVDKIRGLSYEEIARRGGGILNSARRLHETSEDELFEQAMPRINEIIKLGTGAVEIKSGYGLTVEDEIKMLRVIKKLKEHSPVTIVPTFLGAHAVPAEFKGRQEEYVDLIISEMIPQIAGEDLADYIDVFCDHGFFTVEDTERILMAGMKYGLRPKIHANELGYSGGIQTGVKYNALSVDHLEYTGDAEIDALLGSETMPTVLPGAAFFLNMALTPARKMIEAGLPVAFASDFNPGSSPSGNMQLVLSMACIMYRLTPEEAINATTINTAYAMGLSETHGSIARGKVANLFITKEIPTYAFMPYAYGSNKVETVILNGKIIK
- a CDS encoding aspartate/glutamate racemase family protein, whose product is MKTIGLIGGTSWQSTLDYYRIINQFTADTLGGHNSAKIILNSINFAEVEIFMKGSDFNGLANFLIQNAKMVEKAGADMLLLCANTMHLIAKEVQQSIHIPLVHIADATVEELMKANIRSVGLLGTLITMEQQFFSSRIRDKGIEVHIPEETDRKFIHNIIFNELFYGIRNPKSKEQFLSIISKLKGKGAEGIILGCTEIPLLIAQGDVNAPLFDTTKIHCMAAVKLALAS
- a CDS encoding C10 family peptidase, giving the protein MKNKSLLLFICFFLFGITSSYAWKVEQKDAERVAQNFYYEVHNQYYGSISYDNIHFSDVYIQKKDGDAAFYIFSIEPKGFIIVSAEDVLTPILGYSTESNFSMENANFKSFMSTYTEQVAFARSQSLVADEKTQSAWNHLLTTQVANLTAIDGARDVSPLVLMTWDQVYPYNAMCPEDAAGTGGHALTGCVATAMSMIMYYYRYPLQGQGSHSYNNPPYGVLTANYGETFYKWDAMLNSTNGTSGNSILPVAEIMFHNGVAVDMDYGVDGSGAYSTYVPPALINYFKYSSLTQYLNKMSYTPTAWENMIQQSINEKKPLYYSGITSEGEGHAFVLDGYQITTPSNLYHFNWGWSGSDNGYFTLQDVHGFNLSQGMVKNFVPGQDYPYGCGTTTLTSTSGSFEDGSGPLSNYEDNKNCSWLIAPPDSIRYFNLNFTSMDIAAGDTVKIYDGSDANAPLLGAYSGTTLPAIITSTGDKVFVNFITNNNTGSQGFIIEYTPVYPTYCSGITTLTEPTGTINDGSDDKNYNNRSICRWKIQPLNADGITLTFNSFETADEEDFLEVYDLSNNQLLAACTGSELPAPITCASGKLYLIFKTGDYGTAAGFEAQWEIGNVGIADKSIFNNFMVYPNPTKENLNLTFTLPELQSLTVQLVSASGNVVYNQTEDNFSGYYFETIDVKNLSAGIYLLRIISDKGVVNKRVVIN